A single region of the Polyodon spathula isolate WHYD16114869_AA chromosome 5, ASM1765450v1, whole genome shotgun sequence genome encodes:
- the ccdc170 gene encoding coiled-coil domain-containing protein 170, whose translation MSNHRPDSALKLIDVSRNDAFRSFSPTSLSNRTVNELQEQLSVLKRQLEEKEELILSLTTGRNASRPDYQKKAPDSFLDMPVTREHLNRYRLAAEAIRSELAALQVKYECASTELQEVQSRLASREASVHELKGEVESYKENNARQSSLISSLRKCVQETEQETEAISSSKNRAEISLHTVSKENSVLKERVEELEDKLRKYINEWDDTKQQASSSERKYKEFLVQLASRMNVDCRGRDDPQDFIVSQLDKLYNENTRQKCRIASLEETVATHEVESKASRETVMRLVSEVGREQRAAASFTKEVESLRQELENTILTKRSLERENRALQERLEASRRAWEASKLELGTLEKQSKELDGSLRSSLCEAKSSQSLLQAFKEELAELLSGRSGTVHPTEEAIKERIREICISGESQKESLSQMELKASRLTDQLARQTELHEAALQRARQTEEQLGEIRERLSSMEGELVSGDVFRDGLSHEKQNYMRFLDELSEKMKLDRVVRDLGFDMRLDAIQSRAEQLVKLESNAVVENKTLAHNLNRKLKTQKEQLESKELHMELLRKKIAQLEEEKRSRTALAVERDEANLTVRKLQKKVERLQKELDTTRLFNTDLKSKLSDTNELKFKTLEQNKTIEEMSKSLDKVEKVKVKMEKRLTSVKSALDFTEHEAQEERQRTHSLLEAVTSELATLKHTMGELAKREKQLVDFRQVVSRMLGLNVSTLALPDYEIIKRLEKLIQGHHSHGVACLCLDNSQEQLSQDFTTRYNHARGTLTSPSAADRFHNAAS comes from the exons atgaGTAACCATCGTCCAGATTCAGCTTTAAAACTGATCGATGTTAGCAGAAACGATGCATTTCGATCCTTCTCCCCAACGTCATTGAGCAACAGGACAGTAAATGAG CTTCAGGAGCAGCTTAGTGTTTTGAAGAGACAACTGGAGGAAAAAGAAGAACTAATATTGTCTCTTACTACTGGCAg aaatgcAAGTAGACCTGATTATCAGAAG AAAGCACCTGATTCTTTCCTGGACATGCCTGTCACTCGGGAACACCTGAACCGTTATCGCCTGGCGGCTGAGGCAATCCGCAGTGAACTGGCCGCCCTGCAGGTCAAATATGAATGTGCTAGCACCGAA CTTCAGGAAGTTCAATCCAGGCTGGCCTCCAGAGAGGCTTCGGTCCATGAACTAAAAGGGGAGGTGGAGAGCTATAAGGAGAACAATGCCAGACAGTCCTCTCTGATTAGCTCATTGAGAAAGTGCGTTCAAGAGACGGAGCAAGAGACTGAAGCCATTTCCTCTTCCAAGAACCGGGCAGAAATAAGTCTGCACACTGTGTCCAAGGAGAACAGTGTGCTCAAGGAGAGAGTAGAGGAGCTGGAGGACAAGTTACG AAAGTACATCAATGAATGGGATGACACAAAGCAGCAAGCTTCCAGCAGTGAGAGGAAATACAAGGAGTTTCTTGTTCAGCTTGCTAGCAGAATGAATGTTGACTGTAGAGGGAGAGATGATCCCCAGGACTTCATAGTTTCCCAG CTTGACAAGTTGTATAATGAAAACACTCGACAGAAGTGCAGGATTGCCAGCCTGGAGGAGACTGTCGCCACCCACGAGGTGGAGTCGAAAGCCAGCAGGGAGACTGTTATGAGACTGGTCTCTGAGGTGGGCCGGGAGCAGAGAGCTGCTGCTTCCTTCACAAAGGAAGTGGAGTCTCTGCGCCAG GAGTTAGAAAATACGATACTAACCAAGCGAAGCCTGGAACGGGAAAACCGAGCCCTCCAGGAAAGGCTGGAGGCCAGTAGGCGTGCCTGGGAGGCCTCAAAACTTGAGCTGGGTACCCTGGAGAAGCAGTCCAAGGAGCTGGATGGGAGTCTGCGCAGCAGTCTGTGTGAGGCCAAGTCCAGCCAGAGCCTGCTGCAGGCTTTCAAGGAGGAACTGGCAGAGTTGCTGAGTGGCCGCAGTGGGACAGTGCACCCCACAGAGGAGGCCATCAAAGAGAGGATCCGGGAGATCTGCATCAGCGGAGAGAGCCAGAAAGAG AGCCTTTCTCAGATGGAGCTGAAGGCATCTCGGCTGACTGACCAGTTGGCGAGGCAGACAGAGCTCCACGAGGCTGCACTGCAGAGAGCCAGACAGACCGAGGAGCAGCTGGGCGAGATCCGGGAGAGGCTCAGTAGCATGGAGGGAGAGCTGGTCTCCGGGGACGTGTTCCGGGATGGCCTGAGCCATGAAAAACAAAAC TATATGCGATTTCTGGACGAGCTCTCTGAGAAGATGAAGCTGGACAGAGTGGTGCGTGATCTCGGGTTTGACATGAGGCTGGATGCCATCCAATCCCGGGCTGAGCAACTGGTCAAACTAGAGAGTAATGCCGTTGTTGAAAACAAGACTCTGGCACACAACTTGAACAGAAAG CTAAAGACTCAAAAGGAGCAGCTGGAGAGCAAGGAGCTACACATGGAGCTGCTGAGGAAGAAGATTGCCCAGCTGGAGGAAGAGAAGCGGAGCCGCACAGCGCTGGCGGTGGAGCGCGACGAGGCCAACCTCACCGTTAGGAAGCTGCAGAAGAAGGTGGAGAGGCTACAGAAGGAGCTCGACACCACCCGGCTCTTCAACACAGACCTCAAATCCAAACTCTCTGATACCAATGAGCTCAAG TTTAAAACCTTGGAACAGAATAAGACCATTGAGGAAATGAGTAAGAGTCTGGACAAGGTAGagaaggtgaaggtgaagatgGAGAAGAGGCTGACCTCGGTGAAATCAGCACTGGACTTCACTGAACACGAGGCACAAGAGGAGAGGCAGCGAACCCACAGTCTCCTGGAGGCTGTCACCAGCGAACTGGCAACCCTCAAACACACCATGGGGGAGCTGGCCAAGAGGGAGAAACAG CTGGTGGACTTCCGTCAAGTAGTGTCTCGGATGCTGGGCTTGAACGTCAGCACCCTGGCCCTCCCTGACTACGAGATCATCAAGCGTCTGGAGAAGCTGATCCAGGGCCACCACTCCCACGGAGTGGCATGTCTTTGCCTGGATAACTCCCAGGAGCAACTCAGCCAGGATTTCACAACCAGATACAACCATGCCAGGGGAACTCTGACCTCTCCTTCTGCTGCTGACAGATTTCACAATGCAGCCTCCTGA